The following proteins are encoded in a genomic region of Candidatus Leptovillus gracilis:
- a CDS encoding glycosyltransferase family 39 protein → MNNSANQLHGPSRWGWAFLLLIAVTAVFFRFYQLGQYPPGLYHDEAYNGLDALTVLDGRYPLFFPANNGREPAYIYLTAAAIALVGRTVTAVRLGAAVVGSLATLAVYLLGREWFGQRVGLLSAWLWAVTVWSVHLGRVGLRVSLLAPLLALAFWLGTLAYRRQQAWLWLAAGLVYGSAFYTYLAVRFTPLVLLALCLYLLWQRRGARLWPGMGWFGLGTAVALLPLGLLFWQDPALILGRSGQVSILNPAINGGDLWGALARQTDRALGMFIWRGDDILRHNPAGRPVFDWLMAGPFLLGLAWCVYHWRRPAAAAALLWLLIMSGPTILAEDTPHFLRAAGVLPAALLLPALGLDWLWNWARLPQLARRGVVAVLLAGSLWLSVRDYVNYSRQPDVAYLFETAVTDLAAAINAEPIGTAVFLDDERYWQKYPTLPFLVEEARVLLYRPAEGLPPLPETAVIYAWPYDNLDAVRRAIQPPALVMAEWGSLARGDMEPEAYPLVARYAIQPAPDWPVQATFGAGLATLHQVAVETLPTGELQVDVVWQAGTAVPGNLAVFVHVVGPDGLIGQSDGPPGAGLWPADWWTAGLLLHDRRVIPLDNAAQPTAIHIGWYDTDTGARLPVQNAAGQPVGDVWVWPLADHG, encoded by the coding sequence ATGAACAACTCCGCAAACCAACTTCATGGCCCATCCCGTTGGGGGTGGGCTTTCTTACTGTTAATCGCGGTGACGGCCGTTTTTTTCCGCTTCTACCAGTTGGGCCAATACCCACCCGGCTTGTACCACGATGAAGCCTACAACGGTCTGGATGCCCTGACGGTGCTAGACGGCCGTTATCCCCTCTTCTTCCCGGCAAACAACGGCCGTGAACCGGCCTACATCTACCTCACCGCTGCCGCCATTGCCCTGGTTGGGCGCACGGTGACGGCCGTGCGCCTGGGTGCGGCCGTTGTTGGCTCCTTGGCGACGCTGGCCGTTTACCTGTTGGGGCGCGAATGGTTTGGGCAGCGCGTTGGTTTGTTGTCTGCCTGGCTGTGGGCCGTTACCGTCTGGAGCGTTCACTTGGGGCGCGTCGGGCTGCGGGTGTCGCTGCTGGCGCCGCTGTTGGCGCTGGCTTTCTGGTTGGGCACGTTGGCTTACCGGCGGCAGCAAGCGTGGTTGTGGCTGGCCGCCGGGTTGGTTTATGGGAGCGCCTTTTATACCTACCTGGCGGTGCGCTTTACGCCGCTTGTGCTGCTGGCGCTGTGCCTGTATTTGCTCTGGCAGCGGCGCGGGGCGCGTTTGTGGCCGGGGATGGGGTGGTTTGGCCTGGGTACGGCCGTCGCCCTCCTCCCCCTCGGCCTGCTCTTCTGGCAAGACCCGGCGCTCATTTTGGGGCGCAGCGGCCAGGTATCCATCCTTAACCCGGCCATAAACGGCGGCGACCTGTGGGGCGCGCTGGCGCGGCAAACCGACCGGGCGCTGGGCATGTTCATCTGGCGCGGCGACGACATCCTGCGCCACAATCCCGCCGGGCGGCCGGTGTTCGACTGGTTGATGGCCGGGCCATTTCTGCTTGGCCTGGCCTGGTGCGTGTACCATTGGCGGCGACCGGCGGCGGCCGCTGCCCTGCTGTGGCTGCTGATCATGTCTGGTCCGACGATTTTGGCCGAGGATACGCCCCACTTTTTGCGGGCGGCTGGCGTGCTGCCGGCGGCGCTGCTGCTGCCGGCTCTGGGCCTGGACTGGCTTTGGAATTGGGCGCGCCTGCCACAATTGGCGCGGCGGGGTGTGGTGGCTGTTTTGCTGGCCGGTAGTTTGTGGCTTTCAGTACGCGATTATGTCAATTATTCGCGGCAGCCGGATGTGGCCTATTTGTTTGAAACGGCCGTTACTGACCTGGCCGCCGCGATCAACGCCGAGCCAATTGGCACGGCCGTTTTCCTCGACGATGAGCGCTACTGGCAAAAATACCCGACCCTGCCTTTTTTGGTGGAAGAAGCGCGCGTACTCTTGTATCGCCCCGCCGAGGGATTGCCGCCTCTGCCCGAAACGGCCGTCATCTATGCCTGGCCCTACGACAACCTCGACGCCGTGCGGCGGGCCATCCAGCCCCCGGCGCTGGTCATGGCCGAGTGGGGCAGCCTGGCCCGCGGCGACATGGAACCGGAAGCGTATCCGCTGGTGGCGCGTTACGCCATCCAACCGGCGCCCGATTGGCCGGTGCAGGCCACGTTTGGCGCTGGGCTGGCGACGCTCCATCAGGTTGCCGTAGAGACGCTGCCTACCGGCGAACTCCAGGTGGATGTGGTGTGGCAGGCGGGAACGGCCGTGCCCGGCAATCTGGCCGTATTTGTGCATGTCGTGGGACCAGACGGCCTCATCGGCCAAAGCGATGGGCCGCCGGGGGCCGGGTTGTGGCCCGCCGACTGGTGGACGGCGGGGCTGCTGCTGCACGACCGTCGCGTCATCCCCCTGGACAACGCGGCGCAGCCGACTGCCATCCATATCGGCTGGTACGACACCGACACCGGCGCGCGTCTGCCGGTGCAAAACGCCGCCGGGCAGCCCGTGGGCGACGTTTGGGTCTGGCCCCTGGCGGATCATGGGTAG
- a CDS encoding LysM peptidoglycan-binding domain-containing protein, with product MGTLKAMRRLWVVLVWAGVLTGLMAGWAPLLAQSLPTPTPDADGNIYVVVQPNDSMWSIAARAGISLPTLLELNDLTENSVVRPGDRLLIGRVEPLPTVTPEPSPTATLGPPTPTRTPPPLPPTSVCLTAFDDLNQDGIHDGGEPLRGAVAFTIFTEQAVVANYITDGLSEPRCLELEPGSYRITRSIGRDETLSNDGDVAVLLNRGSVVQLFFGSYRGAAMVGATAVSGTPSPATPLPVFIQATLPGETAVSPTKPTPPNLLAWGALALAAVLTVAALIFAIRLRRQ from the coding sequence ATGGGTACGCTTAAGGCTATGCGACGACTTTGGGTTGTTTTGGTGTGGGCTGGCGTGTTGACCGGGTTGATGGCCGGGTGGGCGCCACTGCTGGCGCAATCTTTGCCCACGCCAACGCCGGACGCCGATGGCAACATCTACGTGGTCGTGCAGCCCAACGATTCTATGTGGAGCATAGCCGCCCGCGCCGGGATTTCGCTGCCAACCTTGTTGGAATTGAACGACCTGACGGAAAACAGCGTTGTGCGACCGGGCGACCGGCTGCTGATTGGCCGGGTGGAGCCACTGCCCACCGTTACGCCGGAACCATCGCCCACAGCCACACTGGGGCCACCCACGCCGACGCGCACACCGCCGCCGCTGCCGCCAACGTCGGTTTGCCTGACAGCCTTTGATGACCTGAACCAGGATGGGATTCATGATGGCGGTGAACCGCTGCGCGGCGCGGTGGCCTTTACCATTTTTACCGAGCAGGCTGTGGTGGCTAACTACATCACCGATGGGCTGTCTGAGCCGCGCTGTCTGGAACTTGAGCCAGGCAGTTATCGCATTACGCGCTCCATTGGCCGCGACGAGACGTTGAGCAATGATGGTGATGTGGCCGTGCTGCTGAATCGGGGGAGTGTGGTACAGTTGTTTTTTGGCAGTTATCGTGGGGCGGCGATGGTCGGCGCAACGGCCGTATCTGGCACACCCAGTCCCGCCACACCGCTGCCGGTTTTTATTCAAGCCACGCTGCCAGGGGAAACGGCCGTCAGCCCAACCAAGCCCACGCCGCCCAATTTGCTGGCCTGGGGCGCATTGGCGCTGGCGGCCGTTCTGACGGTGGCGGCGTTAATCTTTGCCATTCGCCTGCGACGGCAATAA
- the bcp gene encoding thioredoxin-dependent thiol peroxidase, with the protein MLQIGDAAPDFELVSAENKSMKLSDFRGQRVVLFFYPKAATPGCTTQACGFRDNYATISDHNATVIGISPDEPAALAKWQAEEHFPYPLLSDPDHAVAEAYGVWGERKMYGRAYMGIIRSHFLIDEAGKLADIQLKISPQDSVAQALKAL; encoded by the coding sequence ATGTTACAAATTGGTGATGCTGCCCCAGATTTTGAATTGGTGTCAGCCGAAAACAAGTCTATGAAATTGTCTGATTTTCGTGGGCAGCGGGTAGTGCTGTTCTTTTACCCCAAGGCGGCTACACCCGGCTGCACCACCCAGGCGTGTGGCTTCCGCGATAACTACGCCACCATTAGCGACCACAATGCCACAGTCATCGGCATCAGCCCCGATGAACCGGCGGCATTGGCAAAGTGGCAGGCCGAGGAGCATTTCCCCTACCCGTTGTTGTCCGACCCAGACCACGCGGTGGCCGAGGCGTATGGGGTGTGGGGTGAACGGAAGATGTACGGCCGTGCCTACATGGGCATCATCCGCAGCCATTTCCTCATTGACGAGGCCGGTAAGTTGGCCGACATCCAGCTAAAAATCAGCCCGCAAGACAGCGTGGCGCAAGCGCTGAAAGCATTGTAA
- a CDS encoding tetratricopeptide repeat protein: MNNTTANYLKEEGLQQFQRGEYDAALTTFATAVTAYAAIEDHTGQTEMYNNIGVIHRLRGQYDDALQAFENAQTHCQAAGDDNRRAQILGNLGDLYSNQGSRDQAARSYSDAAALFAQTGDHAKQSQVLRALSLMQLRQGQWLAAMMRMEESLSVNPRRGVFGGLFLSMIRFALKLFGE, encoded by the coding sequence ATGAACAACACAACAGCCAACTACCTGAAAGAAGAAGGGTTGCAGCAGTTTCAGCGCGGCGAATATGATGCGGCGCTAACGACATTTGCAACGGCCGTTACCGCCTACGCCGCCATCGAAGACCACACCGGCCAGACGGAAATGTACAACAACATCGGCGTCATCCACCGCCTGCGCGGCCAATACGACGACGCGCTGCAAGCCTTTGAGAATGCCCAAACCCACTGTCAGGCGGCCGGCGATGACAACCGCCGCGCCCAAATCTTGGGCAATCTGGGCGACCTCTACAGCAACCAGGGCAGCCGCGACCAGGCCGCCCGCAGCTACAGCGACGCCGCCGCCCTCTTCGCCCAAACTGGCGACCACGCCAAACAAAGCCAGGTCCTACGCGCCCTCAGCCTGATGCAGTTACGCCAGGGGCAGTGGCTGGCCGCCATGATGCGCATGGAAGAAAGCCTCAGCGTCAACCCCCGCCGCGGCGTCTTTGGCGGCCTTTTCCTCAGCATGATCCGCTTTGCCCTCAAGCTGTTTGGCGAGTAG
- a CDS encoding helix-turn-helix transcriptional regulator — MSNQDPTRAQMLGSLIRDARLYAGREPEETAVVLSLTPETYAQIETGEYATSLPELEVLALFLKVPMGYFWGRDELVTPRPVDYQSLIAIRHRVIGVMLRQLRLQARQTQKDFAAMLGLDEAAIAAYETGATAVPYLHLEQISRHLNVPITYFVDDQHGPLGRHEAEQRLQKIFSELGPDMQAFLTNPTNVTYMQTAKILSEMDVQRLRQVAESILDITF, encoded by the coding sequence ATGAGCAACCAGGACCCAACCCGCGCCCAAATGCTTGGCAGTCTAATCCGCGACGCCCGCTTGTACGCCGGCCGTGAACCCGAAGAAACGGCCGTTGTGCTGAGCCTGACGCCGGAAACCTATGCCCAAATTGAGACGGGCGAATACGCCACGTCGCTGCCAGAGTTGGAAGTGCTGGCTCTGTTCCTCAAAGTGCCGATGGGCTATTTTTGGGGACGTGACGAACTGGTGACGCCGCGGCCGGTGGATTACCAGAGCCTGATAGCGATTCGCCACCGTGTCATTGGCGTCATGCTGCGCCAACTACGCCTTCAGGCGCGCCAGACGCAAAAAGATTTCGCCGCCATGCTGGGTCTGGACGAAGCAGCCATTGCTGCTTATGAAACAGGGGCGACGGCCGTTCCCTACCTCCATCTGGAGCAAATCAGCCGCCACCTCAACGTGCCCATCACCTATTTCGTAGATGATCAGCATGGCCCCCTGGGCCGCCACGAGGCGGAGCAGCGCCTGCAAAAGATATTCAGCGAGTTAGGCCCGGACATGCAAGCCTTTCTCACCAATCCTACCAACGTCACCTACATGCAAACGGCCAAAATCCTCAGCGAGATGGACGTGCAGCGGCTGCGACAGGTCGCCGAAAGCATTCTGGACATTACGTTTTAA
- a CDS encoding DUF5107 domain-containing protein: protein MRHFLFILSLPLLLLSGLLLTLHLHPNPTQAAANDLEPRSYLPVVAYIVSPPPPPPGAPWIETGVITIQAYQYDHPDCLIATLPGDFVYPYPRLNHDCVFQKPLMTREFRAITLHNDYTAVTVLPELGGRLYRWLDKTTGRQLLYNNPVLKPTAWGNRGWWLAAGGIEWAFPTDEHGLNEYRPWLAQTAVFSQTVTITVSDVEDQTGMTVGVTLALDADHSYLTLQPWVVNNTANAHSYQYWLNAMIAPDDNHATDAIEFVLPTAEIVIHSTGDPQIPGEHSLISWPEYNGRFLNQYATWNGWIGFFAPAIQSNYSGVYDHHMNQGLLRIADRVVIPGHKFFGPDTLGPGLWTDDDSTYVEMWSSGVTADFWTYTTLDAGQSVQWTEHWYPVSGIAGLAAANEQGALRLAETWQGVEMAVAVTAVTPSTVQLYVNGNMVQEWPVQLVPGPAWQTVGQRPSGMSGPLGLRLIDHNGGVLLTTGVTP, encoded by the coding sequence ATGCGTCACTTTTTGTTTATTCTCAGTTTGCCGCTTTTGCTCTTGTCCGGTCTGCTGTTGACGCTGCATCTTCACCCCAACCCCACCCAGGCTGCCGCCAACGATCTGGAACCACGCTCCTACCTGCCTGTTGTGGCCTACATCGTCTCCCCGCCACCGCCGCCACCAGGCGCGCCCTGGATCGAGACCGGCGTTATCACCATTCAAGCCTACCAATATGACCATCCCGACTGCCTCATCGCCACCCTGCCCGGCGACTTTGTCTATCCCTACCCACGCCTGAACCACGACTGTGTTTTCCAGAAACCGCTGATGACGCGGGAATTTCGGGCGATTACGCTACATAATGATTACACGGCCGTCACCGTGCTGCCAGAATTAGGCGGCCGTCTCTACCGTTGGCTGGATAAAACCACCGGGCGGCAGCTTTTGTACAACAACCCCGTCCTCAAACCCACCGCCTGGGGAAATCGCGGCTGGTGGCTGGCGGCCGGCGGCATCGAATGGGCCTTTCCCACCGACGAACATGGCCTGAACGAATACCGACCCTGGCTGGCGCAAACGGCCGTCTTCTCGCAAACCGTCACCATCACCGTCAGCGACGTGGAAGACCAGACCGGCATGACTGTCGGCGTTACCCTGGCGCTGGACGCCGACCACAGCTACCTCACCCTCCAGCCCTGGGTGGTCAACAACACCGCCAACGCCCACAGTTACCAATACTGGCTCAACGCGATGATCGCCCCGGACGACAACCACGCCACCGACGCCATCGAATTTGTCTTGCCAACCGCCGAAATTGTCATCCACTCCACCGGCGACCCGCAAATTCCCGGCGAACACAGCCTGATAAGCTGGCCGGAGTATAACGGCCGTTTCCTCAACCAATACGCCACCTGGAACGGTTGGATTGGCTTCTTCGCCCCGGCCATCCAGTCCAATTACAGCGGCGTCTACGACCATCACATGAATCAGGGCCTCCTGCGCATCGCCGACCGGGTGGTCATCCCTGGCCACAAATTCTTCGGCCCAGACACGCTGGGACCTGGCCTGTGGACCGACGACGACAGCACCTATGTGGAGATGTGGAGCAGCGGCGTCACCGCCGATTTCTGGACCTATACCACCCTGGACGCCGGGCAGAGTGTCCAATGGACCGAGCATTGGTATCCGGTCAGCGGCATCGCTGGCCTGGCGGCAGCCAACGAGCAGGGCGCGCTTCGTCTGGCGGAAACGTGGCAGGGGGTGGAGATGGCGGTGGCGGTAACGGCCGTCACCCCCAGTACAGTCCAGCTTTATGTCAACGGCAATATGGTTCAGGAATGGCCGGTGCAACTGGTTCCCGGACCGGCCTGGCAGACGGTGGGACAGCGGCCGTCGGGCATGTCTGGGCCATTGGGCCTGCGATTGATAGACCACAATGGCGGGGTACTGCTAACCACCGGCGTCACGCCGTAA
- a CDS encoding flippase-like domain-containing protein, whose protein sequence is MDDERQQSLPFHNRRSKQWQFGLGLLISFVFLWLALRNLHLGEVVANLRGANYIWLLPTVLAYFVTIGLRAWRWQVVIAPVKQIAWRRLSGVVVLGYLGNNIYPFRIGELLRVLALNRWEGVPVSGGLATLLVERVFDGLAVLALVFVALPLLDLPGIQVQALVVSASVLFFGLLALFVGLALQPDRAQRVVVWGVNRFVPGRWREGVLGMSGRFLQGLAALRSGRGVTAVLLLSVLIWLVETAKYWFVMLAFPFQVSFVALMLTNGIVNLATILPSTPGFVGTFDLPIIATLTFMGVDGALAAAYTVVVHTTFWLSSTVLGAVYMVLAGLRWSDLGQRDWDAAGRG, encoded by the coding sequence ATGGACGATGAACGGCAGCAGTCGCTGCCCTTCCACAACCGGCGCAGCAAACAATGGCAGTTTGGCCTGGGGCTGCTCATCAGCTTTGTGTTTCTGTGGTTGGCGCTGCGCAACCTGCACCTGGGCGAGGTGGTGGCAAACCTGCGCGGGGCTAATTACATCTGGCTGCTGCCGACTGTGCTGGCCTATTTTGTCACCATTGGCCTGCGCGCCTGGCGTTGGCAGGTGGTGATTGCGCCCGTCAAACAGATCGCCTGGCGGCGCTTGTCCGGGGTGGTGGTTCTGGGCTACCTGGGCAACAATATCTACCCCTTCCGCATTGGCGAACTGCTGCGGGTGCTGGCGCTAAACCGCTGGGAAGGCGTGCCGGTCAGCGGCGGGCTGGCGACGCTGTTGGTGGAGAGGGTCTTTGATGGGTTGGCTGTGCTGGCGCTGGTTTTTGTGGCGCTGCCGCTGCTGGATTTGCCCGGCATTCAGGTGCAGGCGCTGGTCGTTTCGGCCAGCGTGTTGTTTTTTGGCCTGCTGGCGCTGTTTGTGGGACTGGCCTTGCAGCCCGACCGGGCGCAGCGGGTGGTGGTGTGGGGGGTGAACCGGTTTGTGCCGGGGCGCTGGCGCGAGGGTGTGTTGGGTATGAGCGGCCGTTTTTTGCAAGGCTTGGCGGCGTTAAGGAGTGGGCGGGGGGTAACGGCCGTACTCCTCCTCTCTGTCCTCATCTGGCTGGTGGAGACGGCCAAGTATTGGTTTGTGATGCTGGCCTTCCCGTTCCAGGTCAGCTTTGTGGCCTTGATGTTGACCAATGGCATCGTGAATCTGGCGACAATTTTGCCGTCTACTCCCGGTTTTGTCGGTACGTTCGATTTGCCGATCATCGCCACCCTGACGTTTATGGGCGTGGATGGGGCGTTGGCGGCGGCCTATACTGTCGTTGTCCATACCACCTTCTGGCTGTCCAGCACTGTTTTGGGCGCGGTCTACATGGTGTTGGCCGGCCTGCGCTGGTCGGATTTGGGCCAAAGGGATTGGGACGCAGCGGGGCGCGGCTGA
- a CDS encoding glycosyltransferase family 2 protein, translating into MEPVSIVIPAYNEEHGLGPVLTALLADMAQAGGPFEVIVVDDGSKDDTAVIAAQYPVIALRHQVNKGYGAALKTGIRQAQYDIICITDADGTYPNGRIPQLVNLLTNEGYDMVVGARIGANVQIPLVRRPAKWALGRVAAYVANEPIPDLNSGLRVFRREVVMRFFNILPNQFSFTTTITLAMLTNQYRVLYVPIDYFARVGQSKIRPIHDTINFMQLVLRIGLYFAPLKLFLPLSLWLLILGIAWGTLTLLVTGQIADISTLVIVMTSFQVFVIGLLAELINRRMPNDYRE; encoded by the coding sequence ATGGAACCTGTTTCAATCGTCATTCCGGCTTATAACGAAGAGCATGGCCTGGGGCCAGTGCTGACGGCGCTGCTGGCGGACATGGCCCAGGCGGGCGGCCCGTTTGAGGTGATTGTGGTGGACGATGGGTCGAAGGATGATACGGCCGTTATCGCTGCCCAATACCCCGTCATTGCCCTGCGCCACCAGGTGAACAAGGGGTACGGCGCAGCGCTGAAAACCGGCATCCGCCAGGCGCAGTACGACATCATCTGCATCACCGACGCCGATGGCACGTATCCCAACGGCCGTATCCCCCAACTTGTTAACCTGCTTACCAATGAGGGCTACGACATGGTGGTTGGGGCGCGGATTGGCGCGAACGTGCAGATTCCGCTGGTGCGGCGGCCGGCCAAATGGGCGCTGGGCCGCGTGGCCGCCTACGTTGCCAATGAACCCATCCCCGACCTGAATTCCGGCCTGCGCGTCTTCCGGCGCGAGGTGGTGATGCGCTTCTTTAATATCTTGCCCAACCAATTTTCTTTCACCACCACCATCACCCTGGCGATGTTGACCAACCAGTACCGGGTGCTGTATGTGCCGATTGATTATTTTGCGCGGGTGGGCCAATCGAAAATCCGCCCTATCCACGACACCATCAATTTTATGCAGCTCGTTTTGCGCATTGGCCTCTATTTTGCGCCGCTGAAGCTGTTCCTGCCGCTCAGCCTGTGGCTGCTAATTTTGGGTATCGCCTGGGGCACGCTGACCCTGCTCGTCACCGGCCAAATCGCCGACATCAGCACGCTGGTCATCGTCATGACCTCGTTTCAGGTGTTTGTCATCGGCCTGCTGGCGGAGCTGATTAACCGGCGAATGCCAAATGATTATCGGGAGTAG